The Phaeacidiphilus oryzae TH49 region GGTCCGCCTCCGCCGCCGTCACCTCCGCGCGGCTCGCCTCCGCCGCCGCACCCCCAGTGACACCGCGGCCCCCAGCGCCACCAGCACGGCCCCGGCCGCGACCAGGTACCCCGCTCCGCCGCCACCGCCCGACTCCGCCAGCCGGGTCGTCCTCGCCGCCACCGCGGCCTCGCCGACCGGCGTCGGGGACGCGCCCCCCACCGGCGCGGACGCCGGCGCCGACCGCTGGGGACCGCCCGCAGCTCCCCCGCTGCCCGTCGCCCCCGAGCCCCCACTGCCCGGGCCGCCACCCGTCGCCGCCGCCTTCCGGCAGCTCACCTGGCCCAGCGTCACCGTGCCCGTCACCTGCGCCACGTTCAGCTTCAGCGGGTTGACCGACACCGTCAGCCGGAGCGCGCTCGCCGCCGCCGAATCGCTGTCGCTGCGATGCTCCGACAGCCCCAGTGCCACCGACCCGATCCCCGGCACCGCCACCCGCACCGGCCCGTACGCGGTCAGCCTCACCGGGCGGCCGAGAAGGGTGACCCGCCCCAGGATGTCGGCCGAGGAGCTCGGCCGGCCGGCCGCCGGGCAGCTCGCCACCGCGCTGACCTCGTCGAGCCCGAGGACGTCCGTGAACGGCAGCCCCGGCAGCCGGAGCCGGGCGTGCAGCAGGTCGACCGAGGCCCGCGAGCCGTCCGCGTCCGCCGTCGCCGAGGTCCGCCCGACGTCGGACCGCACCAGCTCCAGAGATCCGCCCTCCACCCCGTCGATCCGCGCGGAGAGACTGGCCGCCGTCCGCGAGGTGTCACCGGGCGCGCGTATCTCGTTGAGCGCCAGCGCGACCGGTACGTCCACCCCGCCGTTCAGCAGCTTGACGTCGAGCCCCACCCACGCGGTCGTGGCAGCGGCCGTCCCGTGATCCGCCGCCCCCGCCGCCCTCGCACTCCCCGGCGCGGCCCCCACCACCAGCGCGGCCGCGGCCGCGCACATCCCGATCCTCGACAACATGCGCTCATGCTGTCGAACAGTGCGTCACCCCGCTGCCACACAACATCACTTCACCCGGAAGGGTGATGACACCCCACAAGCTTGACGTCCCGACTGGCCGACTCACCCTGAGACAGCCCAAACGGACCCGCCGCTCGCGCCGAGGCAACGGCCGCGTATATTTCGGCGATGAGGGCGAAACAGATGGGTGTTCGAACGACGATTTCATGGCCGATCGGATACTGTCGAACCAACCCCGACGTTAACGCGACTCCCGCAAGGACCTGATCCCCCTCAGCCTTGCCGCCGCCCTGTGCTTCGACATTCTTCCCATCAAACCCACCATGTCGGATGCGGCCCGAAATCGAATACCCCATACCATCCCGTCGCTCGCCGGGTGAGGCCTCAAGGATCACGCGAGGTGAGCGGCCGAGTAAGCGCTGGCCATATCTGCCGGAATAAGCCGCCGCCAGTGTATGCGCCCACGGAACACGGGCGGATAATTGGACCCGAAGAATCCGGATCCACAGATACTCTTCATAGCCTTCATTCGAGGGTTGACGCGCATAGATCCAGCGTGCACCCTGGAGGATCAATACACGGTGCCGCAGTCGGAGCAGAATCCGGAGACGGTACGGGGAATCCCTTCGGGGACGGGGTGGCGCCGACTGGTGCCACTCTGCGGCCTGGACCAACCCTTCACCTCAGGCCGCATATTCGGATTGATTTGGCGTGGAGCGCACGCGCTTCGCTGGCGATGATCCATGGGCACAACGGGGGATCTCTGCGTCCGGGGGGCTGCGCGGGGAGGTCGACTTATGCTTTCTCTTTCGGCTCAGCGGCCGGAGCGACTGGATTTATTGTTCGCTTCCAGTGTGGATGACGAGATCTTGCGGATGTGTCGGCGTCCGCCCGTGGAGCTAGAGGTGATCATTCCGGCCCTCAACGAGGAGTGGCGCCTTCCGGATACCCTTTCGCAGGTAATCGGACATCTGTCCACCCTTGCTTGGCCGTCGGCGGTCGTAGTGGTGGACAATGGGAGCGTCGATCGCACCGCGGAAACCATCGACCGTTTTCGAAACGAGACCGTCCGGGTCTTTGCGATCGGTTGTAGTGAACGCGGCAAAGGCGCTGCGGTGCGACGCGGCATTCTGACCTCCTCGGCGAAGTTCCTCGGTTTCATCGATGCCGACAATGCCACTCCGATCACCGCCGTGGATGACGCCCTGCAGCTCCTGCACGCCGGATACGATGCGGCCATAGCGTCTCGGCACGCCCTCGGCGCGCGCTACGAGGTCGAACAGCCCCTGGTGCGGAGGGGAGGCTCCTGGCTCTTCCGCAGGATCGTCCGGATGTCCCTGCCCGAGTTCACCGATACACAGTGCGGTTTCAAGTTCTTTGACGGCCGACTGGTACGCGAGATCGCCGCGGGGTGCCGGATCGACGGCTTCGCCTTCGATGTGGAGATGCTCGTCCGCATGGTACGTGCCGGCCACACCTTCGCAGAGGTGCCTGTCGCCTGGTCGGACGTCGCCGGATCGACCTTCTCGGTCCGGCGCGACGCTCTCCGGACCATGGCGGATCTGCTGCGGATCAGTGCTCCCGGGGGCCTGAAATGAGCGCACTGGACCAACTAGCGGGCGCCCACGCACTCTTTCTGAACTGGCGGGATCCCCGGCATCCGCAGGCCGGCGGAGCGGAAGTGTACTGCCACGAGATCGCCCGACGCTGGGTCGCGGCAGGAATCCGGGTCACCCTCCTCACCGCGCGCTTCGGCGGGGCAGCGGGATGGGAGACCTTGGACGGCGTGGAGATCCGTCGGGCGGGCGGGACTTTCGGGGTCTACGCCGCAGCCGCCCACCACCTTCGCACGCATCGTCACGAGTACGACCTGGTGGTCGACTTCCAGAACGGCATTCCGTTCTTCTCACCGCTCTTCGCAGGCCAGTGGACACCCTGCGTCTGCGTCATCCAC contains the following coding sequences:
- a CDS encoding glycosyltransferase, whose product is MDDEILRMCRRPPVELEVIIPALNEEWRLPDTLSQVIGHLSTLAWPSAVVVVDNGSVDRTAETIDRFRNETVRVFAIGCSERGKGAAVRRGILTSSAKFLGFIDADNATPITAVDDALQLLHAGYDAAIASRHALGARYEVEQPLVRRGGSWLFRRIVRMSLPEFTDTQCGFKFFDGRLVREIAAGCRIDGFAFDVEMLVRMVRAGHTFAEVPVAWSDVAGSTFSVRRDALRTMADLLRISAPGGLK
- a CDS encoding SCO1860 family LAETG-anchored protein, whose translation is MLSRIGMCAAAAALVVGAAPGSARAAGAADHGTAAATTAWVGLDVKLLNGGVDVPVALALNEIRAPGDTSRTAASLSARIDGVEGGSLELVRSDVGRTSATADADGSRASVDLLHARLRLPGLPFTDVLGLDEVSAVASCPAAGRPSSSADILGRVTLLGRPVRLTAYGPVRVAVPGIGSVALGLSEHRSDSDSAAASALRLTVSVNPLKLNVAQVTGTVTLGQVSCRKAAATGGGPGSGGSGATGSGGAAGGPQRSAPASAPVGGASPTPVGEAAVAARTTRLAESGGGGGAGYLVAAGAVLVALGAAVSLGVRRRRRAARR